One part of the Malus sylvestris chromosome 2, drMalSylv7.2, whole genome shotgun sequence genome encodes these proteins:
- the LOC126584975 gene encoding protein SRG1-like isoform X2 yields MELLGSKTVQEVLIQGEQVPDTYIRKVEDGGVPVPVPDASAAQLMDVPIIDLALLAASSITVDELEKFRSALATWGCFQVINHSMSLEFLDEVREITKQFFALPVADKKKYLRQVNDIQGYGNDMVFSEQQTLDWSDRLYLSVYPQDNRKLKFWPKNPDSFSRTLDQYAMELQVVTKTILKVMTRSLDLEDNCFSDLYGEQGKMNIRFNFYPPCPRPDLVLGLKPHSDGTLITLVLQDKEVEGLQFLKGDHWFRAPIVPDALLINIGDLVEILSNGIFKSPVHKVVTNPNKERISLAAFCMPESHKEIEPFERLVDESRPRLYKKVTNYDGIYFEYYQQGRRAIEAARI; encoded by the exons ATGGAGTTATTAGGATCTAAAACTGTCCAAGAGGTACTCATCCAAGGGGAACAGGTGCCAGATACATATATCCGTAAAGTTGAAGATGGTGGAGTCCCAGTCCCAGTCCCAGATGCTTCTGCTGCCCAGTTGATGGATGTTCCAATTATTGATCTTGCTCTTCTCGCAGCTTCTTCAATCACTGTAGATGAACTTGAGAAATTCAGATCAGCTCTTGCCACATGGGGTTGCTTCCAG GTAATAAACCACAGTATGTCGCTGGAATTCCTAGACGAGGTCCGAGAGATTACAAAACAGTTTTTTGCACTTCCAGTTGCAGATAAGAAGAAATACTTGAGACAAGTCAACGACATTCAAGGATATGGAAACGACATGGTTTTTTCAGAGCAACAAACACTAGATTGGTCTGATAGACTATACCTTTCTGTGTATCCACAAGACAACCGTAAGCTcaaattttggcccaaaaatcCGGACTCTTTTAG CCGGACTTTAGACCAATATGCCATGGAGTTACAAGTGGTAACAAAAACTATCCTCAAGGTCATGACAAGGTCATTGGATTTGGAGGACAATTGCTTTTCCGACCTATATGGTGAACAAGGGAAAATGAATATCAGATTTAACTTTTATCCTCCATGTCCAAGGCCTGATCTCGTCCTTGGTCTCAAACCACACTCAGACGGAACACTAATCACCCTTgtcttgcaagacaaggaggTTGAAGGTCTTCAATTTCTTAAAGGCGATCACTGGTTTCGAGCTCCCATTGTTCCTGATGCGCTTCTCATTAACATCGGTGATCTAGTAGAG ATATTGAGCAATGGAATATTCAAGAGCCCTGTACACAAGGTGGTGACAAATCCAAACAAGGAGAGGATATCTTTGGCGGCCTTCTGCATGCCAGAGTCGCATAAAGAGATTGAACCTTTTGAAAGGTTGGTCGATGAGTCAAGACCAAGATTGTACAAAAAGGTGACCAATTATGATGGCATCTATTTCGAATACTATCAGCAAGGGAGGAGAGCAATTGAAGCAGCAAGAATATAA
- the LOC126613827 gene encoding codeine O-demethylase-like isoform X3 yields the protein MAMTNVQEMSMNGEQPPAEYIVKESKFGSIDSSPPLADEIPIIDISLFSPSSPQYSEQAENHELQKLRSALSSAGCFQVSIFFFLATGHGISDSLLDQVREAAKQFFALPVEEKEKYSRTIDGGFEGYGNDVIVSDKQVLDWSYRLILRVFPQDQRKLHLWPQIPNDFGEMLHEYATKIKLMMGLVFKAMAKSLNLEEKSFATQLLGDQSLMQARFNFYPPCSRSDLVLGVKPHTDRSGVTCLLQDKDVEGLQVLIDGKWVRVPIVPHAIVLNLGDQMQIMSNGIYKSPMHRVVTNGESMRLSVALFNEPDPETEIGPVEDLIDETRPRLYKNVKNYGRINYECYQRGEIALETVKI from the exons GTTTGGATCCATAGATTCTTCTCCACCATTGGCTGATGAAATCCCCATCATTGATATCAGTCTCTTCTCCCCATCATCTCCTCAATATTCTGAACAAGCAGAAAATCATGAGCTACAGAAACTCAGATCAGCACTCAGCTCGGCAGGATGCTTCcaggtttccattttctttttcttg GCAACAGGCCATGGGATTTCGGATTCACTTCTTGACCAAgtacgtgaagcagcaaaacaATTCTTTGCACTTCCGGTGGAAGAGAAGGAGAAATACTCCCGAACTATTGACGGCGGCTTCGAGGGATACGGTAATGATGTCATAGTCTCCGACAAACAAGTTCTCGACTGGTCCTATCGTCTCATCCTTAGGGTCTTCCCGCAAGATCAAAGAAAGCTTCATCTTTGGCCACAAATTCCAAATGATTTTGG AGAGATGTTACATGAATATGCAACGAAGATAAAGTTGATGATGGGGTTAGTGTTTAAGGCAATGGCAAAGTCATTGAACTTGGAAGAGAAGAGCTTTGCAACGCAGCTGCTTGGAGATCAATCCCTGATGCAAGCAAGGTTCAACTTTTATCCGCCGTGCTCGAGATCTGACCTGGTCCTCGGCGTCAAGCCTCACACGGATAGGTCCGGCGTGACATGTCTCTTGCAAGACAAGGATGTGGAAGGCCTTCAAGTTTTGATAGATGGAAAATGGGTTAGAGTCCCCATTGTTCCTCATGCTATTGTTCTTAATCTTGGTGATCAAATGCAGATCATGAGCAATGGGATTTACAAGAGCCCCATGCACAGGGTGGTGACAAATGGAGAGAGCATGAGGCTATCAGTTGCTTTGTTCAATGAGCCGGATCCCGAAACGGAAATTGGTCCGGTCGAGGACTTGATCGACGAGACAAGGCCAAGGCTGtacaaaaatgtcaagaactaTGGTCGTATCAACTATGAATGCTATCAGAGAGGGGAAATCGCACTTGAAACCGTCAAAATCTAA
- the LOC126613827 gene encoding codeine O-demethylase-like isoform X4: protein MAMTNVQEMSMNGEQPPAEYIVKESRFGSIDSSPPLADEIPIIDISLFSPSSPQYSEQAENHELQKLRSALSSAGCFQATGHGISDSLLDQVREAAKQFFALPVEEKEKYSRTIDGGFEGYGNDVIVSDKQVLDWSYRLILRVFPQDQRKLHLWPQIPNDFGEMLHEYATKIKLMMGLVFKAMAKSLNLEEKSFATQLLGDQSLMQARFNFYPPCSRSDLVLGVKPHTDRSGVTCLLQDKDVEGLQVLIDGKWVRVPIVPHAIVLNLGDQMQIMSNGIYKSPMHRVVTNGESMRLSVALFNEPDPETEIGPVEDLIDETRPRLYKNVKNYGRINYECYQRGEIALETVKI from the exons ATGGCCATGACCAATGTCCAAGAAATGTCTATGAATGGTGAGCAGCCACCTGCGGAATATATTGTTAAAGAAAGTAGGTTTGGATCCATAGATTCTTCTCCACCATTGGCTGATGAAATCCCCATCATTGATATCAGTCTCTTCTCCCCATCATCTCCTCAATATTCTGAACAAGCAGAAAATCATGAGCTACAGAAACTCAGATCAGCACTCAGCTCGGCAGGATGCTTCcag GCAACAGGCCATGGGATTTCGGATTCACTTCTTGACCAAgtacgtgaagcagcaaaacaATTCTTTGCACTTCCGGTGGAAGAGAAGGAGAAATACTCCCGAACTATTGACGGCGGCTTCGAGGGATACGGTAATGATGTCATAGTCTCCGACAAACAAGTTCTCGACTGGTCCTATCGTCTCATCCTTAGGGTCTTCCCGCAAGATCAAAGAAAGCTTCATCTTTGGCCACAAATTCCAAATGATTTTGG AGAGATGTTACATGAATATGCAACGAAGATAAAGTTGATGATGGGGTTAGTGTTTAAGGCAATGGCAAAGTCATTGAACTTGGAAGAGAAGAGCTTTGCAACGCAGCTGCTTGGAGATCAATCCCTGATGCAAGCAAGGTTCAACTTTTATCCGCCGTGCTCGAGATCTGACCTGGTCCTCGGCGTCAAGCCTCACACGGATAGGTCCGGCGTGACATGTCTCTTGCAAGACAAGGATGTGGAAGGCCTTCAAGTTTTGATAGATGGAAAATGGGTTAGAGTCCCCATTGTTCCTCATGCTATTGTTCTTAATCTTGGTGATCAAATGCAGATCATGAGCAATGGGATTTACAAGAGCCCCATGCACAGGGTGGTGACAAATGGAGAGAGCATGAGGCTATCAGTTGCTTTGTTCAATGAGCCGGATCCCGAAACGGAAATTGGTCCGGTCGAGGACTTGATCGACGAGACAAGGCCAAGGCTGtacaaaaatgtcaagaactaTGGTCGTATCAACTATGAATGCTATCAGAGAGGGGAAATCGCACTTGAAACCGTCAAAATCTAA
- the LOC126613827 gene encoding codeine O-demethylase-like isoform X1 has product MAMTNVQEMSMNGEQPPAEYIVKESRFGSIDSSPPLADEIPIIDISLFSPSSPQYSEQAENHELQKLRSALSSAGCFQVSIFFFLATGHGISDSLLDQVREAAKQFFALPVEEKEKYSRTIDGGFEGYGNDVIVSDKQVLDWSYRLILRVFPQDQRKLHLWPQIPNDFGEMLHEYATKIKLMMGLVFKAMAKSLNLEEKSFATQLLGDQSLMQARFNFYPPCSRSDLVLGVKPHTDRSGVTCLLQDKDVEGLQVLIDGKWVRVPIVPHAIVLNLGDQMQIMSNGIYKSPMHRVVTNGESMRLSVALFNEPDPETEIGPVEDLIDETRPRLYKNVKNYGRINYECYQRGEIALETVKI; this is encoded by the exons ATGGCCATGACCAATGTCCAAGAAATGTCTATGAATGGTGAGCAGCCACCTGCGGAATATATTGTTAAAGAAAGTAGGTTTGGATCCATAGATTCTTCTCCACCATTGGCTGATGAAATCCCCATCATTGATATCAGTCTCTTCTCCCCATCATCTCCTCAATATTCTGAACAAGCAGAAAATCATGAGCTACAGAAACTCAGATCAGCACTCAGCTCGGCAGGATGCTTCcaggtttccattttctttttcttg GCAACAGGCCATGGGATTTCGGATTCACTTCTTGACCAAgtacgtgaagcagcaaaacaATTCTTTGCACTTCCGGTGGAAGAGAAGGAGAAATACTCCCGAACTATTGACGGCGGCTTCGAGGGATACGGTAATGATGTCATAGTCTCCGACAAACAAGTTCTCGACTGGTCCTATCGTCTCATCCTTAGGGTCTTCCCGCAAGATCAAAGAAAGCTTCATCTTTGGCCACAAATTCCAAATGATTTTGG AGAGATGTTACATGAATATGCAACGAAGATAAAGTTGATGATGGGGTTAGTGTTTAAGGCAATGGCAAAGTCATTGAACTTGGAAGAGAAGAGCTTTGCAACGCAGCTGCTTGGAGATCAATCCCTGATGCAAGCAAGGTTCAACTTTTATCCGCCGTGCTCGAGATCTGACCTGGTCCTCGGCGTCAAGCCTCACACGGATAGGTCCGGCGTGACATGTCTCTTGCAAGACAAGGATGTGGAAGGCCTTCAAGTTTTGATAGATGGAAAATGGGTTAGAGTCCCCATTGTTCCTCATGCTATTGTTCTTAATCTTGGTGATCAAATGCAGATCATGAGCAATGGGATTTACAAGAGCCCCATGCACAGGGTGGTGACAAATGGAGAGAGCATGAGGCTATCAGTTGCTTTGTTCAATGAGCCGGATCCCGAAACGGAAATTGGTCCGGTCGAGGACTTGATCGACGAGACAAGGCCAAGGCTGtacaaaaatgtcaagaactaTGGTCGTATCAACTATGAATGCTATCAGAGAGGGGAAATCGCACTTGAAACCGTCAAAATCTAA